From Lentisphaera araneosa HTCC2155, the proteins below share one genomic window:
- a CDS encoding prenyltransferase/squalene oxidase repeat-containing protein, with product MTEEHEDDGSFGVLPQVELKQIQEDYSKAQLKENLIGPVISTFCHILLILLASLFKGESKAGSANVEVTQKMEEIVEEPPPPPPPPPPPPEPELETESETINPEITEPVDVTEDIATEIDDTDEPPAAEIFDDVELLSDVKPTTSPLTSSKMFSSRSPNAKANAIRKYGGSARAQKSLANALDWLARNQNPDGTWGAANKESMTALAILSFLAHGDTPKSQKYGVHVRKGIMKLAEWGNKSKFPIGIHNDNPEKGSAYTHGLVAYAIAEAYAMMGNYVLLEPLNRTIQYICDKQNPDGGFYYAYANNGHSNLSTASYNFQALKAAMAGGCDLQDLPVAIDNSY from the coding sequence ATGACAGAAGAACACGAAGATGATGGTAGCTTTGGCGTCCTTCCTCAAGTAGAACTTAAACAGATCCAAGAAGATTACAGTAAAGCCCAGTTAAAAGAAAATTTAATTGGCCCAGTTATCTCCACATTTTGTCATATCCTGCTCATTTTATTAGCATCTCTATTTAAAGGTGAAAGCAAAGCTGGAAGTGCCAATGTAGAAGTCACCCAGAAAATGGAGGAAATTGTAGAGGAACCTCCTCCACCGCCTCCTCCTCCACCGCCTCCGCCCGAACCGGAACTCGAAACTGAGTCGGAAACAATTAATCCCGAAATCACTGAACCAGTGGATGTCACAGAAGATATTGCCACCGAAATCGATGATACTGACGAGCCTCCAGCAGCTGAAATTTTTGATGATGTAGAACTCCTGTCAGATGTTAAACCCACAACGTCTCCACTCACTTCTTCAAAGATGTTCTCTTCTCGATCACCCAATGCCAAAGCCAATGCCATCCGCAAATATGGTGGCTCAGCTCGTGCACAAAAATCACTTGCTAATGCCCTCGACTGGCTCGCAAGAAACCAGAACCCGGATGGAACTTGGGGCGCTGCAAATAAAGAATCCATGACCGCACTTGCTATATTAAGTTTTCTTGCTCATGGAGATACACCTAAATCACAAAAATATGGTGTTCATGTTCGCAAGGGTATCATGAAGTTAGCAGAATGGGGTAATAAAAGTAAATTTCCTATAGGGATTCACAATGACAATCCCGAAAAAGGATCGGCTTATACTCATGGCCTTGTTGCTTACGCAATTGCCGAAGCCTACGCTATGATGGGTAATTATGTTTTGCTTGAACCTCTTAACAGAACAATTCAATATATCTGTGATAAACAAAATCCTGACGGCGGCTTTTATTACGCATACGCAAATAATGGTCATTCAAACCTTTCTACTGCCTCATATAATTTCCAAGCTTTAAAGGCGGCCATGGCAGGTGGTTGTGATCTACAAGATCTCCCCGTTGCTATTGATAATAGCTATTAA